A portion of the Acidimicrobiales bacterium genome contains these proteins:
- a CDS encoding phosphoribosylaminoimidazolesuccinocarboxamide synthase, with protein sequence MTLEHRYSGKVRDIYDAGDGRLLFVASDRVSAFDVVMAEPVPDKGRVLTAMSAFWLEKLADIAPSHLVSVDPADFPPGADDIDDAAGRTMLVRRAEMLPIECIVRGYVSGSAWKEYKASGTVHGTPMPQGMQESDRLPEPVFTPSTKANEGHDENISFEEACRIVGEDVAKQAREISLAAYGRAADWARARGIILADTKFELGWIDGDLALCDEVLTPDSSRFWAEADWQPGRTPPSLDKQPLRDWLEASGWDKSPPPPPLPEVVVNSMRERYITAYERITGRRFSEWLGVNA encoded by the coding sequence GTGACCCTGGAGCACCGCTATTCCGGGAAGGTGCGCGACATCTACGACGCGGGCGACGGGCGCTTGCTGTTCGTCGCCTCCGACCGGGTGTCCGCCTTCGACGTCGTCATGGCCGAGCCGGTCCCCGACAAGGGGCGCGTCCTCACCGCCATGAGCGCCTTCTGGCTCGAGAAGCTGGCCGACATCGCCCCCAGCCATCTCGTCTCGGTGGACCCGGCCGACTTCCCGCCCGGCGCCGACGACATCGACGACGCCGCCGGTCGCACCATGCTCGTGCGCCGGGCCGAGATGCTGCCCATCGAGTGCATCGTGCGCGGCTACGTCTCCGGCTCGGCGTGGAAGGAGTACAAGGCGTCGGGCACCGTCCACGGCACGCCGATGCCGCAGGGGATGCAGGAGTCCGACCGCCTGCCCGAGCCCGTGTTCACCCCGTCCACCAAGGCGAACGAGGGCCACGACGAGAACATCTCGTTCGAGGAGGCGTGCCGAATCGTCGGCGAGGACGTCGCCAAGCAGGCCCGGGAGATCAGCCTGGCCGCCTATGGGCGGGCTGCGGACTGGGCGCGGGCGAGGGGCATCATCCTGGCCGACACCAAGTTCGAGCTGGGCTGGATCGACGGCGACCTGGCGCTGTGCGACGAGGTGCTCACGCCCGACTCGTCCCGGTTCTGGGCCGAGGCCGACTGGCAGCCCGGCCGCACGCCGCCGTCGCTGGACAAGCAGCCCCTGCGCGACTGGCTGGAGGCGAGCGGCTGGGACAAGTCGCCCCCGCCCCCGCCGCTGCCCGAGGTCGTGGTGAACTCCATGCGCGAGCGCTACATCACGGCCTACGAGCGCATCACCGGCCGCCGCTTCTCCGAGTGGCTGGGGGTGAACGCGTGA
- the purS gene encoding phosphoribosylformylglycinamidine synthase subunit PurS: MTARYDVRVEVSLRPGIADPQGATIERALPALGFQGVAGVRVGKSIRFSVEAGDEAEARSRVEELCNRLLSNPVIEDTRFDLTAV, from the coding sequence GTGACCGCCCGCTACGACGTGCGGGTCGAGGTCTCGCTGCGTCCCGGGATCGCCGACCCCCAGGGCGCCACCATCGAGCGGGCGCTGCCCGCCCTCGGCTTCCAGGGCGTCGCCGGCGTCCGGGTCGGGAAGTCGATCCGGTTCTCGGTGGAGGCGGGCGACGAGGCGGAGGCTCGCAGCCGGGTGGAGGAGCTGTGCAACCGCCTGCTCTCCAACCCGGTGATCGAGGACACCCGATTCGATCTGACGGCCGTATGA
- the purQ gene encoding phosphoribosylformylglycinamidine synthase subunit PurQ, whose translation MSRVGVVQFPGSNCEHDVVEAVERLGGKGDIVWHGSPTLPDVDAVVLPGGFAHGDYLRPGAIARFSPVMDAVRRFAGEGGPVVGICNGFQVLTEAGLLPGALQKNAGLKFLCTTVELRVESAKSVLTSGATVGDILRIPINHFEGNYTCDPATLDRLDRHQQVILRYVDNPNGSSDSIAGVCNEQGNVVGLMPHPERASSALLGSEDGLVLLRSLLSGAGVPGR comes from the coding sequence ATGAGCCGCGTCGGCGTCGTCCAGTTCCCGGGCTCGAACTGCGAGCACGACGTCGTCGAGGCCGTGGAGAGGCTCGGCGGCAAGGGCGACATCGTGTGGCACGGCTCGCCGACGCTGCCCGACGTGGACGCCGTCGTCCTGCCCGGCGGCTTCGCCCACGGCGACTACCTGCGCCCGGGGGCGATCGCCCGCTTCTCGCCGGTGATGGACGCCGTGCGCCGCTTCGCCGGAGAAGGTGGTCCGGTGGTCGGGATCTGCAACGGATTCCAGGTGCTCACGGAGGCCGGCCTCCTCCCCGGCGCGCTCCAGAAGAACGCCGGGCTGAAGTTCTTGTGCACCACCGTGGAGCTGCGCGTGGAGAGCGCGAAGTCGGTCCTTACGTCGGGGGCGACGGTCGGCGACATCCTCCGCATCCCCATCAACCACTTCGAGGGCAATTACACCTGTGACCCGGCGACCCTCGACCGCCTGGACCGCCACCAACAGGTCATCCTGCGTTATGTCGACAACCCCAACGGATCCAGCGATTCCATCGCAGGCGTCTGCAACGAGCAGGGGAACGTCGTCGGACTGATGCCCCACCCGGAGCGGGCGAGCAGCGCGCTGCTCGGGTCGGAGGACGGCCTCGTCCTCCTGCGGTCTCTGCTCTCCGGGGCGGGCGTTCCCGGCCGCTGA
- the purL gene encoding phosphoribosylformylglycinamidine synthase subunit PurL, with translation MDYEVARALGLTDDESDAIAGILGRAPNHLELAMYAVMWSEHCSYKSSRLHLRRLPTEGPRVLVGPGENAGVIDAGDGVALAVRIESHNHPSAVEPYQGAATGAGGILRDIFTMGARPIALLDPLRFGPLDEPRTRWIFEGVVSGISGYGNSVGVPTVGGEVVFDECYADNPLVNVMCLGVMPAERLVLGAATGVGNLAVLLGSTTGRDGIGGVSVLASAGFGDGDADADKRPSVQVGDPFEEKRLIEACLELLDDGLVVGIQDLGGAGLTCATSETASRGGVGMDVYVSEVPLRERGMEPFEVMTSESQERMLAIVTPESLDRVVEVCRRWEVRASVVGTVTAGGRLRILDRYDGDVLADVPAASLHEDAPLYDRPMEAPSPAPPLGELESHDAGAELLDLLVDPSWVYRQYDHQLFLNTVEGPGGDAAVLLLKAPGLPAAPGGASRGIAVSTDGNARWCAVDPRAGTAMLVAESALNVACAGAGPAAVVNCLNFGNPEHPEVMWQLSEAIDGMADACRALGLPVVGGNVSLYNESRGRDIDPTPVIGVVGLMERLERRPPGVGLVDGDRLLLLGTTDPGLGGSLWALRTHGRRGGPLPGLDLAAHARLLGLVRGLVADGVVSGIHDVSEGGIGLALAEMAVRSGVGFAVAGVATAAELFSESPSRVVLCVGADQVPEVEARAANAAVPVSGLGVAGGDRLAVAGLVDVALDEAVNAWRSAIPRALEPERA, from the coding sequence ATGGACTACGAGGTCGCGCGCGCGCTGGGGCTCACCGACGACGAGTCGGACGCCATCGCCGGGATCCTGGGGCGAGCCCCGAACCACCTCGAGCTCGCCATGTACGCGGTGATGTGGAGCGAGCACTGCTCGTACAAGTCGTCGAGGCTGCACCTGCGCCGGCTGCCCACCGAGGGGCCGCGGGTCCTCGTCGGGCCCGGCGAGAACGCGGGGGTGATCGACGCCGGCGACGGGGTGGCCCTCGCCGTGCGCATCGAGAGCCACAACCACCCCTCGGCCGTCGAGCCCTACCAGGGCGCCGCCACCGGCGCGGGCGGCATCCTGCGCGACATCTTCACCATGGGCGCCCGCCCGATCGCCCTGCTGGACCCCCTGCGCTTCGGCCCGCTGGACGAGCCGCGCACCCGGTGGATCTTCGAGGGCGTGGTGAGCGGCATCTCCGGCTACGGCAACTCGGTCGGAGTGCCCACGGTGGGGGGAGAGGTGGTCTTCGACGAGTGCTACGCCGACAACCCGCTCGTCAACGTCATGTGCCTGGGCGTGATGCCGGCCGAGCGCCTGGTGCTGGGGGCCGCCACCGGCGTCGGGAACCTGGCCGTGCTGCTCGGTTCGACGACGGGCCGGGACGGCATCGGCGGGGTGAGCGTGCTGGCGTCGGCCGGGTTCGGCGACGGCGACGCCGACGCCGACAAGCGGCCCAGCGTCCAGGTGGGCGACCCGTTCGAGGAGAAGCGGCTCATCGAGGCGTGCCTCGAGCTGCTCGATGACGGGCTGGTCGTCGGCATCCAGGACCTCGGCGGCGCCGGCCTCACCTGCGCCACCAGCGAGACGGCGTCGCGGGGCGGCGTCGGCATGGACGTCTACGTGTCCGAGGTGCCCCTGCGGGAGCGGGGCATGGAGCCGTTCGAGGTGATGACCAGCGAGAGCCAGGAGCGCATGCTGGCCATCGTCACGCCCGAGTCGCTGGACCGCGTCGTCGAGGTGTGCCGGCGCTGGGAGGTCCGCGCCTCCGTCGTCGGGACCGTCACCGCAGGCGGTCGCCTGCGCATCCTCGACCGGTACGACGGCGACGTGCTGGCCGACGTGCCCGCCGCCTCTTTGCACGAGGACGCGCCGCTCTACGACCGGCCGATGGAGGCGCCGTCGCCGGCGCCGCCTCTCGGGGAGCTGGAGTCGCACGACGCCGGCGCCGAGCTCCTCGACCTGCTGGTCGACCCGTCATGGGTGTACCGCCAGTACGACCACCAGCTGTTCCTCAACACCGTCGAGGGGCCCGGCGGCGACGCCGCCGTCCTGCTGCTCAAGGCGCCCGGCCTCCCGGCCGCTCCTGGGGGAGCTTCCCGGGGCATCGCCGTGTCCACCGACGGCAACGCCCGCTGGTGCGCGGTGGACCCCCGCGCCGGGACGGCCATGCTGGTGGCCGAGTCGGCACTGAACGTCGCCTGCGCCGGGGCGGGACCGGCGGCGGTCGTCAACTGCCTCAACTTCGGCAACCCCGAGCACCCCGAGGTGATGTGGCAGCTGTCGGAGGCGATCGACGGCATGGCCGACGCCTGCCGGGCCCTCGGCCTGCCCGTGGTGGGCGGCAACGTGAGCCTCTACAACGAGAGCCGCGGGCGGGACATCGACCCCACGCCCGTCATCGGCGTGGTGGGGCTGATGGAGCGCCTGGAGCGCCGCCCGCCGGGCGTCGGCCTGGTGGACGGCGACCGCCTGCTGCTCCTCGGGACCACCGATCCGGGACTGGGAGGGTCCCTGTGGGCGCTGCGCACCCATGGCCGCCGTGGCGGCCCGCTCCCCGGCCTCGACCTCGCCGCCCACGCCCGGCTGCTCGGCCTCGTGCGGGGGCTGGTGGCCGACGGCGTGGTCTCCGGCATCCACGACGTGTCGGAGGGGGGGATCGGCCTGGCCCTGGCCGAGATGGCCGTCCGCTCGGGCGTGGGCTTCGCCGTGGCGGGCGTGGCCACCGCCGCCGAGCTCTTCTCGGAGTCCCCGTCCCGGGTCGTCCTGTGCGTCGGCGCCGACCAGGTGCCCGAGGTCGAGGCCCGGGCCGCGAACGCGGCCGTCCCGGTGTCGGGCCTCGGTGTGGCGGGCGGCGACCGCCTGGCCGTCGCCGGGCTGGTCGACGTCGCCCTCGACGAGGCGGTGAACGCCTGGCGCTCGGCCATCCCGCGCGCCCTGGAGCCCGAACGCGCCTGA
- a CDS encoding PHP domain-containing protein, with the protein MIDLHTHSSVSDGSDLPARIPELAAAAGCSAVALTDHDRLDGVAPAAARAAELGVRLVPGCEISCRWDRGNLHVLVYFVEPGDGPFQEALVELQQAREERNRAMAAALGLDYEEMLELAGGSGAGRPHAAALLVRQGRATSIDDAFRRWLVRGRPGDVPRRAVDPVGAIALARASGGVAVLAHPLSTRLAPDALESAVAELAEAGLAGVEAIYGRYDPGERDELAAMAQRLGLVAAGGSDHHGTYKPDLAVGVGRGDLHVPDSALAELEDRRP; encoded by the coding sequence TTGATCGACTTGCACACCCACTCCAGCGTCTCCGACGGGTCGGATCTTCCCGCCCGGATCCCCGAGCTGGCGGCCGCCGCCGGGTGCTCGGCCGTCGCCCTCACCGACCACGACCGCCTCGACGGGGTGGCCCCGGCAGCCGCCCGGGCCGCCGAGCTGGGCGTGCGCCTGGTGCCGGGGTGCGAGATCTCGTGCCGCTGGGACCGGGGCAACCTCCACGTCCTCGTCTACTTCGTGGAGCCGGGCGATGGCCCGTTCCAGGAGGCCCTGGTCGAGCTCCAGCAGGCGAGGGAGGAGCGCAACAGGGCCATGGCGGCGGCCCTCGGCCTCGACTACGAGGAGATGCTCGAGCTGGCCGGCGGATCGGGGGCCGGCCGCCCCCACGCCGCCGCCCTGCTGGTCCGCCAGGGGCGGGCGACGAGCATCGACGACGCCTTCCGGCGCTGGCTCGTCCGGGGGAGACCGGGCGACGTTCCCCGCCGCGCCGTCGACCCCGTCGGCGCCATCGCCCTGGCGCGGGCGTCGGGCGGCGTGGCCGTGCTCGCCCACCCGCTCAGCACCAGGCTGGCGCCCGACGCCCTGGAGTCGGCGGTGGCCGAGCTGGCCGAAGCGGGACTGGCCGGCGTCGAGGCGATCTACGGCCGCTACGACCCGGGCGAGCGCGACGAGCTGGCGGCCATGGCGCAGCGGCTGGGCCTGGTGGCGGCCGGCGGCTCCGACCACCACGGCACCTACAAGCCGGACCTGGCCGTGGGCGTGGGCCGGGGCGACCTCCACGTCCCCGACTCGGCCCTCGCCGAGCTGGAGGACCGCCGCCCCTGA
- the purF gene encoding amidophosphoribosyltransferase: MTDGQPHAADAEGDDHLRDACGVFGVYAPGTTVAHLTFEGLHTLQHRGQESAGMAVSDGDTITIVKDMGLVTNVFDERTLAPLKGHLAIGHTRYSTTGSSTWRNAQPVYREPGESGFALGHNGNLTNTEALAREAGMLPGMITSDSDLVAELIAAEFPADGHEHSDGRDLERALVKVLPRLAGAFSFVLMDTARVIGVRDPNGFRPLCLGKIEGGWVLASETAALDVIGAHFVREIDPGEMIVIDAAGWRSERPFPAHRVDPKLCLFEFIYIARPDSQLYGREIHGARGRMGELLAEQAPVEADMVMGVPQSGVPAAEGYARRSGIPYGQGLVKNPYTHRTFIAPSQELRRQGVRRKLNPLRGNVAGKRLIVVDDSIVRGTTQRAIARMLREAGATEVHVRITSPPYKWPCFYGVDTGSRSELLAANMSVSEMQDYLGVDSLAFLSLDGLERAVGAPGAGFCNACLTGRYPTEVPVNLTKGVLETGSSSPSEDWQVAEAAAAVEGLADADGG; this comes from the coding sequence GTGACGGACGGTCAGCCCCACGCCGCCGACGCGGAGGGCGACGACCACCTGCGCGACGCCTGTGGCGTGTTCGGGGTGTACGCGCCGGGCACGACCGTCGCCCACCTCACCTTCGAGGGCCTGCACACCCTCCAGCACCGCGGCCAGGAGTCGGCCGGCATGGCGGTGAGCGACGGCGACACGATCACCATCGTCAAGGACATGGGCCTGGTCACCAACGTCTTCGACGAGCGGACGCTGGCGCCCCTCAAGGGCCACCTGGCCATCGGCCACACCCGGTACTCCACGACCGGCTCGTCCACCTGGCGCAACGCCCAGCCCGTGTACCGCGAGCCCGGCGAGTCCGGCTTCGCCCTCGGCCACAACGGCAACCTCACGAACACCGAGGCCCTGGCCCGGGAGGCGGGGATGCTCCCGGGCATGATCACCAGCGACAGCGACCTGGTGGCCGAGCTCATCGCCGCCGAGTTCCCGGCCGACGGGCACGAGCACAGCGACGGGCGCGACCTCGAGCGGGCGCTGGTGAAGGTGCTGCCCCGCCTGGCGGGCGCCTTCTCGTTCGTCCTCATGGACACGGCTCGGGTGATCGGCGTGCGTGACCCGAACGGGTTCCGGCCCCTGTGCCTCGGCAAGATCGAGGGCGGGTGGGTGCTGGCGTCGGAGACCGCCGCCCTGGACGTGATCGGCGCCCACTTCGTCCGGGAGATCGACCCGGGCGAGATGATCGTGATCGACGCCGCCGGTTGGCGCTCCGAGCGCCCGTTCCCGGCCCACCGGGTCGATCCCAAGCTCTGCCTGTTCGAGTTCATCTACATCGCCCGGCCCGACAGCCAGCTGTACGGGCGGGAGATCCACGGTGCCCGCGGCCGCATGGGCGAGCTGCTGGCCGAGCAGGCGCCGGTGGAGGCCGACATGGTGATGGGCGTGCCCCAGTCGGGCGTACCCGCGGCCGAGGGCTACGCCCGCCGCAGCGGCATCCCGTACGGGCAGGGCCTGGTCAAGAACCCCTACACCCACCGCACGTTCATCGCCCCCAGCCAGGAGCTGCGCCGCCAGGGCGTGCGCCGCAAGCTCAACCCGCTGCGGGGGAACGTGGCCGGCAAGCGGTTGATCGTGGTGGACGACTCGATCGTCCGGGGCACCACGCAGCGCGCCATCGCCCGCATGCTGCGCGAGGCCGGCGCCACCGAGGTCCACGTCCGCATCACCAGCCCGCCCTACAAGTGGCCCTGCTTCTACGGAGTCGACACCGGGAGCCGCTCCGAGCTGCTCGCCGCCAACATGTCGGTCTCGGAGATGCAGGACTACCTGGGCGTCGACTCGCTCGCCTTCCTCAGCCTGGACGGCCTGGAGCGGGCCGTCGGCGCCCCCGGCGCCGGGTTCTGCAACGCGTGCCTGACCGGCCGGTACCCCACCGAGGTGCCGGTCAACCTCACCAAGGGGGTCCTCGAGACGGGGTCGAGCTCGCCGTCGGAGGACTGGCAGGTCGCCGAGGCGGCGGCCGCGGTCGAAGGCCTCGCCGACGCCGACGGTGGCTGA
- the purM gene encoding phosphoribosylformylglycinamidine cyclo-ligase yields the protein MADPLSSPPAPAGATYAEAGVDIGAGERAVELIKEEVRSTFRPEVLGDIGGFGGLFAFPKGYRDPVLVGSTDGVGTKALIAQATGRFTTIGIDLVAMCVDDLACQGAEPLFFLDYIAVGRLDPDHVKQLVEGVAAGCRQAGCAILGGEMAEHPGAMEPGEFDLVGAAVGVVERDRIVTGDDLAAGDVLLGLPSPGLRSNGYSLARKVLLDLGGRGLDDPAWHGAGHSLADELLEPSVIYSPAVSVLVDAVDVHAIAHVTGGGIPGNLARVLPAHLDAVVDQSSWERPPIFGEIQRFGDVGDDEMARVFNLGIGMIVAVPAGRSAFAALDVLRDKGHRAVEIGVVTPGTGRVHLEGGPGR from the coding sequence GTGGCTGACCCCCTCTCGTCACCGCCGGCCCCTGCCGGTGCCACCTACGCGGAGGCGGGCGTCGACATCGGCGCCGGCGAGCGGGCCGTCGAGCTCATCAAGGAGGAGGTCCGCTCGACCTTCCGGCCCGAGGTGCTGGGCGACATCGGCGGCTTCGGCGGCCTGTTCGCCTTCCCGAAGGGCTATCGCGACCCGGTGCTCGTGGGGTCCACCGACGGCGTCGGCACCAAGGCGCTCATCGCCCAGGCCACCGGCCGGTTCACCACCATCGGCATCGACCTGGTGGCGATGTGCGTCGACGACCTGGCCTGCCAGGGCGCCGAGCCGCTGTTCTTCCTCGACTACATCGCCGTCGGGCGTCTCGACCCCGACCACGTCAAGCAGCTCGTGGAGGGCGTGGCCGCCGGTTGCCGCCAGGCGGGGTGCGCCATCCTCGGTGGGGAGATGGCCGAGCACCCGGGGGCCATGGAGCCGGGCGAGTTCGACCTGGTGGGCGCCGCCGTCGGGGTGGTGGAGCGTGACCGCATCGTCACCGGCGACGACCTGGCGGCGGGCGACGTGCTGCTGGGCCTGCCGTCCCCGGGCCTGCGGTCGAACGGGTACTCGCTGGCCCGCAAGGTCCTGCTGGACCTCGGCGGGCGCGGGCTGGACGACCCGGCCTGGCACGGCGCCGGTCACTCCCTGGCCGACGAGCTGCTCGAGCCGTCGGTGATCTACTCGCCGGCCGTCTCGGTCCTGGTGGACGCCGTGGACGTGCACGCCATCGCCCACGTCACCGGCGGAGGGATCCCGGGGAACCTGGCCCGCGTGCTGCCAGCGCACCTCGACGCGGTGGTCGACCAGTCGTCGTGGGAGCGGCCGCCCATCTTCGGCGAGATCCAGCGCTTCGGCGACGTGGGCGACGACGAGATGGCCCGGGTGTTCAACCTCGGCATCGGCATGATCGTCGCCGTCCCCGCCGGGCGGAGCGCCTTCGCCGCCCTGGACGTGTTGCGGGACAAGGGCCACCGCGCCGTCGAGATCGGCGTGGTGACGCCGGGAACCGGGCGCGTGCACCTCGAGGGAGGGCCCGGGCGGTAG
- the zwf gene encoding glucose-6-phosphate dehydrogenase, whose protein sequence is MEPSDITSALMSPLKPHLIVLVGATGDLARRKLLPGLLHLSCAGLLPECRIVGTSLDDLDTAGFREATRKACEQFGRPRVMAAHWSTFERNLTYVPQGAGPEGLRKAVDLAEADLGPEPRRLHYLSVPPKAATDAVRVLGEAGLVDRARVVMEKPFGTDLASACSLNATLHRTFAEEQIFRIDHFLGKEAAQNILAFRFANGLFEPIWNRNFIDHVQIDVPETLAIGSRIGFYESTGAYRDMVVTHLFQVLAFVAMEPPTALEPGAISEEKNKVFRSLVPIDPSHVVRGQYTGYRDEAGVAAGSETETFVALRCMIDNWRWAGVPFFLRTGKRLAEGARIISIAFREPPKSMFPTGSGIGAQGPDHLTFDLADASRLSLSFYGKRPGPGMRLDKLSLQFALHETGRAGDVLEAYERLIHDAMSGDHTLFTSAEGVERLWEVSAPLLASPPPVRPYAVGSWGPNAIHQLIAPHAWRLPFERTWRQGT, encoded by the coding sequence ATGGAACCGAGCGACATCACCTCGGCGCTGATGTCGCCGCTGAAGCCGCACCTCATCGTGCTGGTCGGCGCCACCGGTGACCTGGCCCGCCGCAAGCTGCTCCCCGGCCTGCTCCACCTCTCCTGCGCCGGCTTGCTGCCCGAGTGCCGCATCGTCGGCACGTCACTCGACGACCTCGACACCGCGGGCTTCCGTGAGGCGACCCGCAAGGCGTGCGAGCAGTTCGGCCGGCCGCGGGTCATGGCGGCCCACTGGTCGACGTTCGAGAGGAACCTCACGTACGTGCCCCAGGGTGCCGGCCCGGAAGGGCTCCGCAAGGCTGTCGACCTCGCCGAGGCCGACCTCGGCCCGGAGCCGCGGCGCCTGCACTACCTCAGCGTGCCGCCGAAGGCGGCGACGGACGCGGTACGAGTTCTCGGGGAGGCCGGCCTCGTCGACCGCGCACGCGTCGTCATGGAGAAACCCTTCGGCACCGACCTCGCGAGCGCCTGCTCCCTGAACGCCACGCTCCATCGCACCTTCGCCGAGGAGCAGATCTTCCGCATCGATCACTTCCTCGGCAAGGAGGCCGCCCAGAACATCCTGGCGTTCCGGTTCGCCAACGGGCTGTTCGAGCCGATCTGGAACCGCAACTTCATCGACCACGTCCAGATCGACGTTCCGGAGACGCTCGCCATCGGCAGCCGCATCGGCTTCTACGAGAGCACGGGCGCCTACCGGGACATGGTGGTGACCCACCTGTTCCAGGTGCTCGCCTTCGTGGCCATGGAGCCGCCCACCGCGCTCGAACCGGGGGCGATCAGCGAGGAGAAGAACAAGGTCTTCCGGTCGCTCGTGCCGATCGACCCGTCCCACGTCGTGCGCGGCCAGTACACCGGGTACCGCGACGAGGCCGGGGTGGCCGCCGGGTCGGAGACGGAGACGTTCGTCGCCCTGCGCTGCATGATCGACAACTGGCGGTGGGCGGGAGTGCCGTTCTTCCTGCGCACGGGCAAGCGGCTGGCCGAGGGAGCCCGCATCATCTCCATCGCCTTCCGTGAGCCGCCGAAGAGCATGTTCCCGACGGGATCCGGGATCGGCGCCCAGGGCCCCGACCACCTCACCTTCGACCTGGCCGACGCCTCAAGGCTCTCGTTGTCCTTCTACGGCAAGCGGCCCGGTCCGGGCATGCGCCTCGACAAGCTGAGCCTCCAGTTCGCCCTCCACGAGACGGGGCGGGCGGGCGACGTGCTGGAGGCGTACGAGCGCCTCATCCACGACGCCATGAGTGGTGACCACACGCTCTTCACCTCGGCCGAAGGAGTGGAGCGGCTGTGGGAGGTCTCCGCTCCGCTCCTGGCGTCGCCGCCCCCGGTGCGTCCCTACGCCGTGGGCTCATGGGGCCCCAACGCGATCCACCAGCTCATCGCCCCGCACGCGTGGCGCCTCCCGTTCGAGCGGACCTGGCGCCAGGGGACGTAG
- a CDS encoding DUF3291 domain-containing protein — translation MRLAAPGRERQRHRHLRLRGRPGDLNLSVWESIDALADFTYRSAHVEFLRRRQFFEAPVQPILCLWWVPEGRIPTVDEAIARLAHLRAHGPTPTAFTFRHRFEPDDDPPRWRSGQLLRLGRPTQLWPARTGRRCAMTGRRARTRSTGATAATAGGATTVTGAAGAMGSLA, via the coding sequence ATTCGTCTGGCGGCTCCAGGACGAGAGCGGCAACGCCACCGGCATCTCCGCCTTCGAGGACGCCCTGGAGATCTCAACCTCAGCGTCTGGGAGTCGATCGACGCCCTGGCGGACTTCACCTACCGCTCGGCACACGTGGAGTTCCTCCGCCGCCGCCAGTTCTTCGAGGCGCCGGTGCAACCGATCCTGTGCCTGTGGTGGGTCCCCGAGGGGAGGATCCCGACGGTGGACGAGGCCATCGCCCGGCTCGCTCACCTCCGGGCGCACGGCCCGACGCCCACAGCCTTCACCTTCCGCCACCGCTTCGAGCCGGACGACGACCCGCCTCGGTGGCGCTCAGGACAACTGCTCCGCCTAGGGCGACCGACTCAGCTGTGGCCGGCGAGGACCGGTCGGCGCTGCGCGATGACCGGGCGACGGGCCCGTACCCGATCAACCGGGGCCACCGCCGCCACCGCGGGCGGCGCCACCACCGTCACCGGGGCCGCCGGCGCCATGGGATCACTCGCCTAA